tgtCCTGACGCAATacctccctgtgctcagcatgCTCTGCTCAGGTCTCTTCTCTCATCTCAGACCCTGGTACCAACCAGCATTTCCAAACCCAGTGCCAGCCTAAGAACCAAAacgaaagaaaaaaacacattccCACCACGTGcaaaggttaaaaaaatcaattattctCAGAGCCAAGGGGCTCGCTGGTGGGTGCCAGCAACCCTGGCCTGGGGGCAGacaaaaaggtttttaaagCTACGATGGGTTTGATGAAAGACTGAGGGCATGAGCCCTCTGAAAGCTGCCAGGAGTGGGAAGAGGGGAAAGCAGAGAGTTTTCAAAAGTGCTGTGTTACTTCCAGCCACACCACTGAGgagtttttcttaaaaaacaacCTGTCCCTACCTCCCGACCCACAGGCTCAGCAAGGAGAAACACAGGTGCCCCGGCAAGCAAGAAAATGTAAGCAGAATTTGGGCTCTTAGTTGGCCATAAAAAGCATAAGAAACTGATAACTAAAATGTAGATTTCTTATCATTTTGACCTAGAAAACACATCTGAGCATGAATTCCCCCCCAGCCCTTTTTTTAAAGGGAGATGCCGCAGAGCCTGAGAATTTCACCAGGAAGCAACAGAAAGATCTTATTGACCTTAATATTCAACAATTTCTCCGTGGAAACCCGCGGGGATGCAAAGCAGCCCCGGGCTGGTTCCTCCGCTCGCTGCCCACCCTCCATCCGTGCGCCCGAGCCCAGGGGACTCACTTTGAGCTGGGATTTGGACACCTTGCCGCTCCTCTCCACGTCCAGGGCGGTGAAGGCGTACCAGATGGACTTGAGCAGCTCGGCTCGCAGGTCCATggctggcggcggcggcggcggctctgCCGAGCCCGCGGATCCGGTTCCTGGAGCCGCCCGGGCGGGCGGGACGTGGGGCGGGAGCGCCGCCTGCTCGGGGCGCCCCGGGAacccccggggccggggctcaGCGACCCTCTGCTGAGCTCGGCCCGGAGAGCAAAAGATCCGTCGTAATTCTGGGGAGAGAAATGCCCGCCCTGGctcaagcagcagctgcccctggcagcCTTCGGGAGGGATCGGTCTCAGCCGGCGAGCGGAGattcagcctctggctcctcTCGGGCTGTGCCCGTTCCGTGCCCGCGGAAACATCTTTCGCTGCAAACTCCTCTGGGGTGTCCAAAACACGACCCACGCGGCTGCCGGGAGCCTGTGCCAGGCTCGGTTTTGCAGCTGGACTCGAGGATCTCCAAGGtcttctccagctctgtccaCCCAGCACCCAAAGCAGTGAAGGGAGTGAAGGCACCGGTGGGGGCAGGACACCAACCCGGATCTCTCTCTCCCCATCTCAGGGGAGGATGCAGGATGTGTTCACAGACACAATTCCCTAAATCTAGGCTTGCAGGGGTCCCTGGAAGAGCCAAGGCCTGATGAGAGATTTCAGGGACACGTCTTAGCCCCTCCAAGCCACATGCTGAGGGCTCAAAGGGTACAGctcaccctgctcccagccctcctctgggacagctgctgctttggcagGACATGTTTGGTCAATTCCACAAATTTCCTCAATGTCCTTAATTCTTACAGCTGCTGAAAACCACCATCTCCTCCCAGCTTCCACCAAAGAGAAGAGGGgtctttttaaaaaccaaattttgtttttatttcaactCAGCATTTACATCCAGGTCTAGCTCAGTTCCTggcaagtgctggctgctctgctccacagccaAGGAATCTGCCATGGAAGCCCTGCTTGAAAAGGAAGTGTTACAAAGAGATGGGAGAACTGCTGTTGGAACCATCCCAGTGCTGGCACCAATGGCAGGAACTGCTCACCCTCCATACCAAGCTCAGGACAGCCTGGGCTTGCTCTGATGGACCTTTATTGCTTCTGTGCATGTGCTGCCCACTTGGCCCTGAGCAGGGTGGGCAAGAAAGGGGAGCTGTTGGACCATTCCTAGAGGGAGAGGGCAGGAAGTGCCCCTGAAGAgagggctgctgctcagagcccaggagcaggcagcagcccagtgTATCTGCCCTCCCTCCCCGGAGGGAAGAGCCCTTCAGACAGGGtcaccccagcagccctgtgccccaTCAGGgtcccagctggcacagggcacacGCTGGCACTGGCTCAGACACTGTCCCTGCCCCGCCacccctgcacacagcaggctggggctgccactgccctgccctggctgctctgctggcctcagctccccttcccaggcagggctgtgtcagGGGGCACTGGCTCGTAGTGGATGACTGCTGTGGCCATGCTGAGGGCttcctccaggctctgctgctcttccagctggggagggaagggggagagagagaatgagTGAGTGCTGAACCCCAAAAGGCAGCTCAGGGtggctcccagcaggacagaggggtgacacaggtgggTGACATGGGTGTGAACCAGAAGGACAGGGCTCAGATGCAGAAGGGCTGTTAACAGAAGAACATTCTGCAGTCCCAGCAGCATGTCCCTGTTGTCCTCTGCACAGAGGGCATCTGGGGATTAAGGAGCAAGCCCCTCAGGCAAGCAGCAATGCAGCAGGgccagaggtggcactgggtggccAGGGAGTGAAGGGGACAGTGGCAAGAGCCATGTGGTACCTGCACAGCGATGTGGCTGCCATGGGAGGTGGCCAGCAATGCCACCTGCTGATGACAGAGTGGGGCAATGTCTGACTCCTCTGACACCACTGGCCCAGAAGTGACTATGGTCACCTGGAAAACATTTAattgtgttttaaaagaaaatgcagctctCCTCTAGCTGAGGAAGCAGGGGCAGTCCCAGCTTTGTCTGTACCTCCTGTGCCTCGGTGCCATCGGTGCTGGCCACAGTCAtggtcccagtgtcacctccctcgggcacagccaggaccctgctctgtgccaccacGCCgatggcactgcccagggcctgcagctcctcctgagaCAGACTCACCTGGGGAtgacagcagagctcagggagcctTAGGCACCTCGTGAGTTTAGCAATGCATCAGTCTGGGCAAGGAGGAAACAGCCTCTCTGCAAGGCACAGAGAGCTCCAAGGACTTTGCCCAGCACCAGGGATAAAACTGACAACCGAGAACTCAGAGCTTGGGTCTTCAGCCCTTCCCATTCTACCACATCTCCCCTTCCCATTCAGCTTCTTGTCTCAAGCCTGGTCAGGGACAGCTTTGtgcatggcagcagcaggagcatctCAGGCTAAGAGGAAACAGGTCACTGGTGGCAGCTGTTTCCCTTGCCCCGTGCCACAGAAGGAAGTTTTTTCCAGTCAGCACAGGGGCAGATGGTGGAGGGAAGTACAAGAAAAGCACTGCTGTATACAAGTGATGACAAAACATCTCCAAATCCAGCCTgggtcagcagagctggggagctgcagggagccaaGGGCTGCCAGTTACCACACAAACACCCAGAAACCCCAACAGCAAGGGGGGCACTGGGACCAGAGACCCCCCACACCAACACTGCAGCAGTGAGTGAGGCTGTAGGAGGGAGCCCTCATGGGAGGAAAAGCCCAGGAAGCTCCAAGGTCtgaaaaaaatgctggaaaaaggCTCTGCAAAGAACATCCTGGCTGAGTAGAGACAGAATCTCACTTCAGATGATAACTGCTGTCCCTGACATGCTGGAGGCTGTCCATGTCCATACCTGCTCTGTCCCATCCTGAGAGATAAGTGAGATTTGTGTAGGCACAgcatcttcttcttcatcttcctccaTCTCTGACAGGAAAGCAATATGCTGACTCTTCAGTGGAGAGCCtctgtcagcagctgcagcagctggatcaGAGAAGGGGAAGAGCACCATTATCAGAGTGTGAAAGCACATGCCTGGCCTCTGGACTTGCCTGTGGTCTCAAGGGCTAGCACAAAAGAGCACAAGACCATGATGACACCAGTGGTGGCCTGGGAAGAAGGACCTTTACCTCTCCCTGTACCACAGAACGGGCAGGGCCCTGTTCCCAGCCTACTGGACCTCACAATAGATCTGGCTTTGATGGGGAAGCAGGCAGCCACGGCACATACCTGGGTCTGAGAGGGGCGTGTCTGCCTTTGCTGtcacctccctcccctctgccacaCCTTGATGGGGGAGTGGCCGctcaccctgcagctgctgctgctcgtaCAGGGCCTGCTCACTCTCCTCGGTGGCCTCCAGCTCGCCGTGGCTGCTGCGTTTGTGCATGGCCAGCGTGGAGGTCTGTCGGTAGGTcttgccacagctgctgcacgTGTAGGGCTTGCAGTGCGTGTGCACCACGTGGTGCTTGTACAGGCTGGAGTACTCTGTGAAGCGCTTCCCACAGCCAGGCACGGTGCACAGGTATGGCTTCTCTCCTAGGGCAGAGGCCACAGAGCTGAGCTTCACCCTCCTCATGCCCTGGGGAGGGATTCTCCACCAGAGCAAATAGCTGGAGACAGACTGCTGGAACAACAATCaatccaatgaagcaattcccACTATTTCCTCCAACTCCCTGGCCACTCCCAGATCCACCCCTGCGGCGTTCAGCCTGGAAATGCCCATTCCAGCCCCAccaacctccctgctgctggctccctcCTACCTGTGTGGATCCTCATGTGGTTCTTGTAGTTGGTGGCGCTGGTGAAGCccctgccacatccaggctctGCACACGTGTACGGCCGCTCGCCCGTGTGCGTCCGGATGTGAACCTTGCGGATGTTGGATGTGGTAAAGGAGCGGCCACAGCCCACGAAGGGGCACTTGAAGGGACGCTCACCTGCATGGACAGAGTGCTGTGGGTGAGACCTACCACCATGCAGCCACTTGGAGTCCCTTTGACTGGCTTGTCCCCTGTGCAGTTCTTCCCCCGTGCtgctcacctgtgtgtgtgcgGATGTGTTTCTGCAGGTCCCCGGAGGTTTTGAAGGCTTTGCTGCACAAATCTTCTGGACACTTGTAGGGTTTCTCACCTGTGTGTGTTCTCACGTGGCTCTTCAGACCATACCCTGTCCAGGAGAGACCACAACTAATTTTGTAATGAGAAGGAAACACCATGAAAAGCTGAGTACCACCCCTCAGTCCATGTACCTGAGTGTCTGTGTTGTGTCTGCAAAGCTTGGAAGAAATAACCAACCCCAACACCACTTCCAACCTTGCTTCTACCACTATCTGCCCACAATCAATGAAGTCCCAGCAGGCTCCCATGCTGTGATTCCCTTGCTTTAGATGCTCTGGATATTGTGCTCTACTGGGTTggacagaaaatgaaatctgCTCAAAACAGAAATTTGTTACCTGTAGCAAATGCTTTCCCACAACTTGGGAAGTCACACGTGTATGGCCGGTCACCTGTGTGAGCACGTTCATGTACctggaaataaaacaacagGTCCCTAAAATGAGGTccaagggaaggaagaaggaaaactgTGGAAGAATGCTGGTGGAGAGAATATGAAGTTCCCTGCTGGATTTCACCTTGGCCAGTTGACACACCTGGGTCTCTGGGGGAGCTCAGCATGTAACTCAGCTGCACACAACAGAGCATTCTGATCTGGCAGGGTAACCTGGGGCTGGTCTGGCCTGCACACTGCCATGTCACCTGCTTTACCTTGAGGTGGTGGGCAGTGGTGTAGAGGCGGCCACAGCCTTTGTACCCACAGCGGAAAGCTCTGCTGCCAACCTGCTGCCCCTTCCTGTGGCTTtgcacctcctcctcctgcagatCCTGCTGGGACAAGTACTGGAATCAATCCAGCAAGCCACCACAGCTTCACCAAGCCCACACAAATATTTCCCTCCTTGCCATACATATGCACTCCTGCAGTTATCTTCCAAAAACATGTTCCTACAAAACAGCTTGTACCCACATGGTGAAGCCCAGGTGACAGGGCTCTAGGAACCTGcatttccccctcccacctCTCAGGGGGTTTTCAGACATGAAACTCCCTTTCTCAGCTCATTTGAAATATGTGCAATTAGCATTTGCTAACTCAGCAGAGAAGCCAGAACATTTTTATAATTACTGCCAAAGAGGAGTTGAGCCTCGTTCCAGTCACTGAAAAATTCAGACCTGGGAAGAGATGTTGCTGGAGTCTTTACTCTTCACATGGCAGGTGTCTGTcactccctcctcttcctcatcagAGCCCTGTGAGTGAAGAAGCACAGGCACTGTTTGTGGGTCCCTGTACAGCGTGCAGCAGGAAGGCAGTGACGGCCACAGTGCCACCCCACCCTTCCCCAGGCCTGCCACAGCAGGAAggtctgtgcccagctcagcactgccagcaccctcctggcagcccctgctccacaGCCTATGGAGATGGGAGAAAAAGGCACTACCTGGGATGCTGAGGTGGGAcactgcagtgacagcacaTCAGGATCTGAAGCTGCTTTGGTTTTGAGGTCACCATGGGGACAGTGGCCATGGCTTGGCCACTGCTGGCACACCAAAGGCTCTATCACAGcagctctccttccttcccaaacctcagcctgcagcaggttAAGGGTGGCAGACCCAGCACCCCATGGACCAAACAGCCCCATTCTGTGTCCCCAACTGCCAGGCACCCCTCAGCAGTGGCACTCACACTGGACCCTGTCCAGGGACTTCTCTCaaagctggcactgctgaagGGAGGGCACAAACTCAGGCCAAGAGATGCTATGCCCTCACCTTCCTGCCATACTGTTGCAATGCATTAATGGTGTCCACATCAAGGccatcatcttcctccttcccagccaacTCCTGGAGCCCAGTTTCTGTCTGCACTTGCAGGATGGTGCTGCCAGGTGCCACGATGACAGGATGCTGGATGTAGGCAGTGGAGCCATCCTCCAGCTGGACAGCCTGGAATGTGCCAGGCTCGTAACTCTCTGCAAGAGGAAACGTTCAGgtaaagagctgaaaaaaattcagctgaaaaaaagctCAGtgtgaggcagaaaaaaatgcttcatcTTCCCAGCCTTGGAAATCTGAGACATTTCAGCAGCTTCtctccagctgccagggaaaGAGCAGCTTTACCTTTAGCTGTGCTGTGTATGAAGGCCATGCTGCCATCCTCCAGCACCACTGGCTGCCCATCTTCAAAAGCCACAGCCtctaaaaggaaaggaaaacatccACACGCCTTCCTGGAGGACTCAGCATGGGGAATGCTGTGGCAGTTGAGGCTGCCCTGAAAGGCAACCACAGCTGTAGGTTTTAAGACACCATCTGAGCCCTTCTGATGTGAATGATGAGGTTTTCAAGGCTTCATGCACAGATTTGCCTCTTTC
This region of Haemorhous mexicanus isolate bHaeMex1 chromosome 25, bHaeMex1.pri, whole genome shotgun sequence genomic DNA includes:
- the ZNF76 gene encoding zinc finger protein 76 isoform X2, which translates into the protein MYPRSPSPALAAAGKELPVQAGREQQGCPSRSRGRLAAKTPTPCPTGPWLCALRAARQDPCVGSRGRMESLGLPAVTLGDGTTAYLQQAARGEKLIEGQVIELEDGTTAYIHQVTVQKEAVAFEDGQPVVLEDGSMAFIHSTAKESYEPGTFQAVQLEDGSTAYIQHPVIVAPGSTILQVQTETGLQELAGKEEDDGLDVDTINALQQYGRKGSDEEEEGVTDTCHVKSKDSSNISSQDLQEEEVQSHRKGQQVGSRAFRCGYKGCGRLYTTAHHLKVHERAHTGDRPYTCDFPSCGKAFATGYGLKSHVRTHTGEKPYKCPEDLCSKAFKTSGDLQKHIRTHTGERPFKCPFVGCGRSFTTSNIRKVHIRTHTGERPYTCAEPGCGRGFTSATNYKNHMRIHTGEKPYLCTVPGCGKRFTEYSSLYKHHVVHTHCKPYTCSSCGKTYRQTSTLAMHKRSSHGELEATEESEQALYEQQQLQAAAAADRGSPLKSQHIAFLSEMEEDEEEDAVPTQISLISQDGTEQVSLSQEELQALGSAIGVVAQSRVLAVPEGGDTGTMTVASTDGTEAQEVTIVTSGPVVSEESDIAPLCHQQVALLATSHGSHIAVQLEEQQSLEEALSMATAVIHYEPVPPDTALPGKGS
- the ZNF76 gene encoding zinc finger protein 76 isoform X3, which codes for MESLGLPAVTLGDGTTAYLQQAARGEKLIEGQVIELEDGTTAYIHQVTVQKEAVAFEDGQPVVLEDGSMAFIHSTAKESYEPGTFQAVQLEDGSTAYIQHPVIVAPGSTILQVQTETGLQELAGKEEDDGLDVDTINALQQYGRKGSDEEEEGVTDTCHVKSKDSSNISSQDLQEEEVQSHRKGQQVGSRAFRCGYKGCGRLYTTAHHLKVHERAHTGDRPYTCDFPSCGKAFATGYGLKSHVRTHTGEKPYKCPEDLCSKAFKTSGDLQKHIRTHTGERPFKCPFVGCGRSFTTSNIRKVHIRTHTGERPYTCAEPGCGRGFTSATNYKNHMRIHTGEKPYLCTVPGCGKRFTEYSSLYKHHVVHTHCKPYTCSSCGKTYRQTSTLAMHKRSSHGELEATEESEQALYEQQQLQAAAAADRGSPLKSQHIAFLSEMEEDEEEDAVPTQISLISQDGTEQVSLSQEELQALGSAIGVVAQSRVLAVPEGGDTGTMTVASTDGTEAQEVTIVTSGPVVSEESDIAPLCHQQVALLATSHGSHIAVQLEEQQSLEEALSMATAVIHYEPVPPDTALPGKGS
- the ZNF76 gene encoding zinc finger protein 76 isoform X1, whose amino-acid sequence is MKGSEIWLSEVAREERAVAPLEDNRSAESPFGEMCLWGLAAKTPTPCPTGPWLCALRAARQDPCVGSRGRMESLGLPAVTLGDGTTAYLQQAARGEKLIEGQVIELEDGTTAYIHQVTVQKEAVAFEDGQPVVLEDGSMAFIHSTAKESYEPGTFQAVQLEDGSTAYIQHPVIVAPGSTILQVQTETGLQELAGKEEDDGLDVDTINALQQYGRKGSDEEEEGVTDTCHVKSKDSSNISSQDLQEEEVQSHRKGQQVGSRAFRCGYKGCGRLYTTAHHLKVHERAHTGDRPYTCDFPSCGKAFATGYGLKSHVRTHTGEKPYKCPEDLCSKAFKTSGDLQKHIRTHTGERPFKCPFVGCGRSFTTSNIRKVHIRTHTGERPYTCAEPGCGRGFTSATNYKNHMRIHTGEKPYLCTVPGCGKRFTEYSSLYKHHVVHTHCKPYTCSSCGKTYRQTSTLAMHKRSSHGELEATEESEQALYEQQQLQAAAAADRGSPLKSQHIAFLSEMEEDEEEDAVPTQISLISQDGTEQVSLSQEELQALGSAIGVVAQSRVLAVPEGGDTGTMTVASTDGTEAQEVTIVTSGPVVSEESDIAPLCHQQVALLATSHGSHIAVQLEEQQSLEEALSMATAVIHYEPVPPDTALPGKGS